The sequence TTCTTGTGGATGACCGAAAAAAAATTGCTTGGAGATATACAAGTTCCTGGTTGGTATTCGATGTCATTTCCACAATTCCTGCTGAACTGGTTCGCAAGATCTCTAGTGGTAATTTTCAACCCTATGGCTTATTCAACATGTGTAGACTCTGGCGACTGCGCAGAGTTAGTTCCATGTTTGCCAGGTACGCTACATTCAACTTAGGTTCTTTATTGCTGTCTCTACAACTGTTTCACTTATTCAGCTATTCTCTTATCTAATTTTGCATGCTAATGCTACCATTTGTGCCATATTTCCTACTATATGAATGAGATAAAGCAATCACTAAGGTTATCTAGATTTTGTATTATGTTGATATTATCTTCGTTGTTTAATGTTTCCGTCTTTTTGTTCTTGGAACAGATTGGAGAAAGATAGGAACTTTAACTACTTCTGGGTCCGGTGTGCCAAGCTTATTGCTGTATGTATTATTTATTAGAACAATATTGTAGTCATTTTGTATAGTCAGTCTTCATACACATTGAAAGAATCTCAAACCATTTAATcctagatatagaatatagattgtGGTTTATGTGCAGTGAATTTAGTACATATAAAACCATTTTCAATTATTTTTCGTCATATTAACAAGTGACATAATTTGAATTAAAGTTGAAATATTTTTATAGGTCACTCTTTTTGCGGTACACTGTGCTGGgtgcttctactattaccttgctgCTCATTACCCAAATCCGGGTAAGACTTGGATTGGGTACGGTAATGAGAATTTTGAGAAGGAGAGTTTGTGGATCCGCTATGTGACATCCATGTATTGGTCAATTACGACTCTTACAACCGTGGGCTATGGTGATTTGCACGCTCAGAATAGAAGGGAAATGATATTCGTAATATGTTACATGCTTTTCAATCTTGGAATGACGTCATATTTGATAGGAAATATGACCAACTTGGTTGTGCATGGAACCAGCAAAACTAGGCATTTTGTAAGTCCATCCATTTTTGTTAATAAATTACTATTTGTTGCCATTTTAAAGGTATACTTCTAATTAGGTTTGTTTGAACAATAGAGAGATACCATTCAAGCTGCCTCAAGTTTTGCACAGAGAAACCAGTTACCGGTCCGTTTACAAGATCAGATGCTTGCACACTTGTGCTTGAAGTTCAGAACAGATTCAGAGGGGCTTCAACAACAAGAGAGTCTCGATTCACTTCCAAAAGCCATTCGGTCAAGCATTTCTCATTTTCTTTTCTACTCACTTTTGGATAAGGCCTACTTATTTCATGGAGTGTCAAACGACTTACTTTTTCAGTTGGTACGGTTTATTTTCTATTATTGAATTAAGTTTTCCAGACCAATGTTGTGTTGAAACTTATACTGGAACTGCCTTATTTGAAGGTTTCTGAAATGAAAGCCGAATACTTTCCACCAAAGGAAGATGTCATTTTGCAGAATGAAGCACCAACAGATTTCTATATTCTTGTTACAGGAGCAGTTGTGAGTCTTGATCTTCTCTATATTATTTCCACTTGCCTGAATTATGTGATACTTATTTCTAAATGTGATTTGTGGTTATTTATTTGTTCAGGAACTGGTGGTTATAAAAAATGGAACCGAGCAGGCAAGATTTCAGTTTACTGCGATGATGATACTCTATACTGTATACTATATATAAAAATTCTTTTAAGGTTGTAGGGTTTTTGAAGAAAACGATATTAATGACTATAGGTTGTTGGAGAAGCTAAAACCGGTGATCTTTGTGGTGAGATTGGTGTTCTTTGTTACAGACCACAGCTGTTTACAGTCCGCACCAAGCGCTTAAGCCAGTTACTACGTTTGAACCGTACTACATTCTTGAACATCATTCAAGCAAATGTTGGTGATGGGACCATTATCATGAACAATCTGCTTAAGGTTTGTATACCATTCTTCAAACTACGTGTTCGAAATTTGATTTCATTTGATAACACGTTTGTTTCTTAATGGAACAGCATTTAAAAGACATGAATGATCCACTTATGGAGGGAGTTCTGATGGAAACGGAGAACATGTTGGCTCGCGGTAGGATGGACTTGCCACTGAGCTTATGCTTTGCTACACTTAGGGGAGACGATCTTTTGCTACAGAAGTTGTTAAAACGGGGACTTGATCCTAATGAATCTGACAACAATGGAAGAACAGCTCTCGTAcgtttattaaatattaatatggagtataatatattaatactacataGAAAGATTTTCTGTTAAATTTGTTTATACGATTGGAATGCATATCCTGATTGATTCTATATCTTTCAGCACATAGCGTCGTCAAAAGGAAACGTAAATTGTGTACTCCTGCTACTAGATTATGGAGCTGATCCGAATAGTAGAGGTAATCCTTTTTAAGGCAGATCCTATTTTCCAGATCTTGAATTGCCAAATTTATAGCAGCATTTTAATTACTGTGATAATATGTTAGTTGAGTATTAGTCTGTATTTTGACTGTTACTGGGTTCATTCGGGTTATATTTGGCATCTCTAACTGGTTGAATGGGTAAATATAAGAAAAATAACTACCAAAATCCCCCTATAAAGCATAACCTATTTTTTTAATCTCCAATGCTTAGCAGATCTGCTTTGACTTGATCAGCCAACCGTCCAGAATAATATAGTATTTCGATTTCCTCAAATTATTGCACGCCTCTTGTCTACTAAGCGAGTGAAGAAGAGTCatcttttttattttaaatttgttattTTAATATTTCACTTCAAAATTATTACTTCATGTTGATCAACAGATTTAATTAATATACTCCATACTAACATTTTAGGACACATCAATGGCCTAATTTTCTTTTTAAATTCTTTGAACATGCTTTTCAACTAGAAGTTTTTCTTTTGTTTTGTACTCCGTATTAGTAGTTATCATATTTTTCCCCCTGAAAGGTATATTTAAATGCATAATTTGTCAAATTTACCTCATTTTCCACTAGTAATCTAATTAGAATTAAATATCTTCTGAAGATTAGCATGTGACATGACCAAACAATCTTTTTTCTCCTGTATTTCTCTTAGAGAGCACAAACTCGTATTCTAGAGATATCTGatctacatatatgtatatatttttaataattttgcTAAACAAATCTAAGTATCAATATTAACAAATCGTTATTATATCATCCCAAGTTATGTCTTCTTGATATCAGGACAATAATGGTGTATTTAATAAATAATACAACAATAGTAAGTCAACTAAGTCACTTTCCACATTGCCATCAACCATCTTGACATTAAGCCATACATAAAATAATAACAACTAGTTCAACCTCTCTTGTTGACAATGCAGATTCAGAAGGGAATGTTCCAATGTGGGAGGCCATACTGGGGAACCATGAACCCGTTGTCGCTATCTTGAAAGATAATAACGCTTCAGTATTATCTGGTGATGTTGGACAGTTTTCTTGCATTGCCGCCGAACAAAACAGGTTGGACTTACTTAAACAAATCATTAGCCTTGGAGGAGACGTCACACTTCCTAAAAACAACGGTTCAACGGCTCTGCATGTGGCTGTTTGTGAAGGTAACATTGAGATGGTGAAATTTCTATTAACTCAAGGAGCCAATGTCGACAAACCAGATGATCACGGTTGGACTCCTAGAGACCTGGCTGACCAACAAGGTCACCACGATATAAGGAACCTTTTCCTATCGGTCAAGCCAACTGACGACTACTCCCAGTTGACAAAAACTTCGTCATTCATGCCATTTCAGAGAGCTGAGTCGCGACACGTTCAGTTTATTGGGAGGTTCAAAAGTGATCCCATGATAAGACCCGCTTCCCAATACGGGGACGATGGTCCTTTGAGTCAAC comes from Rutidosis leptorrhynchoides isolate AG116_Rl617_1_P2 chromosome 4, CSIRO_AGI_Rlap_v1, whole genome shotgun sequence and encodes:
- the LOC139904235 gene encoding potassium channel AKT1-like, which gives rise to MAEMFDTNVKTSAFRVSMCGGAQELEQMSRDGSQYSLNTAILPSLGARSNRRVKLRNFIISPYDRRYRAWETYLVVLVLYTAWVSPFEFGFFKKPQQPLSIIDNVVNGFFGIDIILTFFLAYLDRSTYLLVDDRKKIAWRYTSSWLVFDVISTIPAELVRKISSGNFQPYGLFNMCRLWRLRRVSSMFARLEKDRNFNYFWVRCAKLIAVTLFAVHCAGCFYYYLAAHYPNPGKTWIGYGNENFEKESLWIRYVTSMYWSITTLTTVGYGDLHAQNRREMIFVICYMLFNLGMTSYLIGNMTNLVVHGTSKTRHFRDTIQAASSFAQRNQLPVRLQDQMLAHLCLKFRTDSEGLQQQESLDSLPKAIRSSISHFLFYSLLDKAYLFHGVSNDLLFQLVSEMKAEYFPPKEDVILQNEAPTDFYILVTGAVELVVIKNGTEQVVGEAKTGDLCGEIGVLCYRPQLFTVRTKRLSQLLRLNRTTFLNIIQANVGDGTIIMNNLLKHLKDMNDPLMEGVLMETENMLARGRMDLPLSLCFATLRGDDLLLQKLLKRGLDPNESDNNGRTALHIASSKGNVNCVLLLLDYGADPNSRDSEGNVPMWEAILGNHEPVVAILKDNNASVLSGDVGQFSCIAAEQNRLDLLKQIISLGGDVTLPKNNGSTALHVAVCEGNIEMVKFLLTQGANVDKPDDHGWTPRDLADQQGHHDIRNLFLSVKPTDDYSQLTKTSSFMPFQRAESRHVQFIGRFKSDPMIRPASQYGDDGPLSQPPQRRRVNNFHNSLFGIMSNNHDDERNVDLVLPRPQTGKENPRRVIISCPEKGDVQGKLVLLPQSFQELLNIGVKKFGFLPSRVLNKEGAEIDEIELIRDGDHLVFQSDGGHADGDDQR